One genomic segment of Clavelina lepadiformis chromosome 3, kaClaLepa1.1, whole genome shotgun sequence includes these proteins:
- the LOC143450409 gene encoding uncharacterized protein LOC143450409, with translation MSPNENLLRLITKSRKTIVIFSGNFCDTPTCKFVLPALQELQHSAGRDQLILVEWHGEEAARVPELIQRTFNRKFYNFLRFDQTNDDEVMFFETLRTAFASSSTLDD, from the exons ATGTCTCCAAATGAAAATCTTCTCCGTCTTATCACGAAAAGTCGGAAAACAATCGTCATATTTTCTGGCAACTTTTGCGACACTCCGACTTGCAA ATTCGTGTTGCCGGCGCTTCAGGAACTTCAACATTCTGCTGGAAGAGATCAACTGATATTAGTGGAGTGGCATGGTGAAGAAGCAGCTCGCGTTCCAGAATTAATCCAACGAACTTTCAACCGAAAATTCTACAACTTCCTGAGATTCGATCAAACAAATGATGACGAGGTGATGTTCTTCGAAACACTGCGAACTGCTTTCGCGAGCAGCAGCACACTGGACGATTAA